A genomic window from Silene latifolia isolate original U9 population chromosome 11, ASM4854445v1, whole genome shotgun sequence includes:
- the LOC141611007 gene encoding inorganic pyrophosphatase 2-like, translated as MGSLKMANIMVVFDFDKTIVDCDTDNWVLGELGYEDLFYKLLPTMPWNSAMDHMLKEMHEKGVKIEDMVEVLKKTPMHARIIPAIKSAYDAGCDLRILSDANKFFIETILNHHELGDYFTEIHTNSGFVDEEGRLRIIPHHDFTTTPHGCDNILCPPNMCKGQVMEKLLCNEKNKTFIYLGDGNGDHCPSIKLRDGDHCMPRKNFPLWDVILSKPNLISAKIHEWTDGEDLETVLQSLINMISLNKEKDDHVLQSLARVDCKIETNLPVSNCEALPQALSVLN; from the exons ATGGGTTCTCTTAAAATGGCTAATATTATGGTTGTTTTTGATTTCGACAAGACGATTGTCGATTGTGATACCGATAATTGGGTTTTAGGTGAATTGGGTTATGAAGATTTGTTTTACAAGCTTCTTCCTACCATGCCTTGGAATTCTGCCATG GATCACATGTTGAAAGAAATGCATGAGAAAGGAGTGAAGATAGAAGACATGGTGGAAGTGCTAAAGAAAACTCCTATGCATGCTCGTATAATTCCTGCTATCAAATCGGCATATGATGCTGG GTGCGATTTGAGGATATTAAGTGATGCTAACAAGTTCTTTATAGAGACTATCCTAAATCACCATGAACTAGGTGATTATTTTACAGAAATCCATACAAATTCAGGCTTTGTCGATGAAGAAGGAAGGCTAAGGATAATTCCTCATCATGATTTTACTACAACTCCTCATGGTTGTGATAACATTCTTTGTCCCCCTAACATGTGCAAG GGCCAAGTGATGGAAAAGCTCTTGTGTAATGAAAAGAACAAGACATTCATTTATTTAGGTGATGGAAATGGAGATCATTGCCCTAGCATAAAGCTAAGAGATGGAGATCATTGCATGCCAAGGAAGAATTTTCCTCTTTGGGATGTCATCTTAAGCAAACCAAATCTCATAAGTGCTAAGATCCATGAATGGACCGACGGCGAAGATCTCGAAACAGTCCTACAATCCCTCATTAACATGATCTCTTTGAACAAGGAGAAAGATGATCATGTTCTTCAAAGTTTGGCTAGGGTTGATTGTAAGATTGAAACTAATTTGCCGGTGTCTAATTGTGAAGCTTTGCCTCAAGCACTCTCAGTGCTTAATTAA